TACACTAGTAGAAATTCTGAATGAGTTTTAGACGACGGAAGTGATAGGGTAACCGCACCTCATCTACACTAGTAGAAATTCTGAATGAGTTTTAGACGATGCATCCGCAATGTGTGCCTGCTCATCTACACTAGTAGAAATTCTGAATGAGTTTTAGACGTACCTTGACCGCAAAAAGTGAACCGAATCTACACTAGTAGAAATTCTGAATGAGTTTTAGACTAACATGACAGGAAATCCACCCGATATCTACACTAGTAGAAATTCTGAATGAGTTTTAGACCCTCGGCGGCAGATGTGGAGACAGAAATCTACACTAGTAGAAATTCTGAATGAGTTTTAGACACATCAAGCCCCTCCAGTCATCCGTCCATCTACACTAGTAGAAATTCTGAATGAGTTTTAGACATTAAAAGGGGCAGTGCCGAACCGAATCTACACTAGTAGAAATTCTGAATGAGTTTTAGACCCACTTCACAGCCAAAAGCGTATCTTTATCTACACTAGTAGAGATTCTGAATGAGTTTTAGACCAACCAAATATGGCCCGTTGTTGTTTGCATCTACACTAGTAGAAATTCTGAATGAGTTTTAGACCAACCAAATATGGCCCGTTGTTGTTTGCATCTACACTAGTAGAAATTCTGAATGAGTTTTAGACACTTATGACGACATTTTTAGGGCATACATCTACACTAGTAGAAATTCTGAATGAGTTTTAGACCCCTGCCGCCTGAATATCTTTGCACCTATCTACACTAGTAGAAATTCTGAATGAGTTTTAGACGCCGGAGGCGTGGCGGGATGGTTCCTATCTACACTAGTAGAAATTCTGAATGAGTTTTAGACGTTTCGCCCTCTCTCGGTTCATCAAATCTACACTAGTAGAAATTCTGAATGAGTTTTAGACTCGCCTTGTCTCGAGGCGGTCCTTGTATCTACACTAGTAGAAATTCTGAATGAGTTTTAGACCTTCAGATCTTCAGGATCATCCTCAAATCTACACTAGTAGAAATTCTGAATGAGTTTTAGACGGTGACGCAGCTGACCGCCGAACGCGAATCTACACTAGTAGAAATTCTGAATGAGTTTTAGACTCTCTCCTTCATCTGGCCTGTCCGTTATCTACACTAGTAGAAATTCTGAATGAGTTTTAGACGAACGCCCGGAGGTCGAAGGCCGCAAGATCTACACTAGTAGAAATTCTGAATGAGTTTTAGACTGTGCGGCTCGTCGCTTTCCCCGTGGTAATCTACACTAGTAGAAATTCTGAATGAGTTTTAGACTACCCCTTCCTCCGTACGTAGTCTTTATCTACACTAGTAGAAATTCTGAATGAGTTTTAGACCACAGCCGACTTCATCAGGAAGAGACATCTACACTAGTAGAAATTCTGAATGAGTTTTAGACCCACGAAAGCCTTACGCTCCGCTTTGAATCTACACTAGTAGAAATTCTGAATGAGTTTTAGACATGCGCTCCGCGATCAACTCCATCGAATCTACACTAGTAGAAATTCTGAATGAGTTTTAGACCAGGCGGACATGGAAAGCGCGATAGCATCTACACTAGTAGAAATTCTGAATGAGTTTTAGACACGCTGAAGATAGACGACGTGAGCTTTATCTACACTAGTAGAAATTCTGAATGAGTTTTAGACTAACCTTCCGTAAGTAACACGTTTATATCATCTACACTAGTAGAAATTCTGAATGAGTTTTAGACCGATCATCGCAGACGAGGTAGATTCATATCTACACTAGTAGAAATTCTGAATGAGTTTTAAACAGTGTCTGTTCACGTGTGGTATTCTTATCTACACTAGTAGAAATTCTGAATGAGTTTTAGACCCGGTCTGCGTCCTTGGCGAAGCTCTATCTACACTAGTAGAAATTCTGAATGAGTTTTAGACAAGAAGGCCGTGGTGGTCACCGCCACTATCTACACTAGTAGAAATTCTGAATGAGTTTTAGACGCACCACGTGGGCGACCCTCATCAGATCTACACTAGTAGAAATTCTGAATGAGTTTTAGACAGACGTTGAATCTCTGGCGGTTGCTATCTACACTAGTAGAAATTCTGAATGAGTTTTAGACCAGGTCGAACTTGAGAACGGAAGACTTATCTACACTAGTAGAAATTCTGAATGAGTTTTAGACCTGCAGCGCACTGTTCCCAATTTTAAATCTACACTAGTAGAAATTCTGAATGAGTTTTAGACCGCCCGAAGAAGCCCAGGAATTCTACATCTACACTAGTAGAAATTCTGAATGAGTTTTAGACGTTCACGGCACCGTGGGGAATATCGTTATCTACACTAGTAGAAATTCTGAATGAGTTTTAGACTCCGGTCTTGGAGTAGTGAGCCACTTATCTACACTAGTAGAAATTCTGAATGAGTTTTAGACGGGAGTTCGACCAGTTCATAACCTGGAAATCTACACTAGTAGAAATTCTGAATGAGTTTTAGACGGAGCAGTATTAGACTTAATCGTCTGATCTACACTAGTAGAAATTCTGAATGAGTTTTAGACGGCGCGGCCCGCAGCTTCCTGACCGAATCTACACTAGTAGAAATTCTGAATGAGTTTTAGATGAGTTTTAGACGGGAGTTCGACCAGTTCATAACCTGGAAATCTACACTAGTAGAAATTCTGAATGAGTTTTAGACGGAGCAGTATTAGACTTAATCGTCTGATCTACACTAGTAGAAATTCTGAATGAGTTTTAGACGGCGCGGCCCGCAGCTTCCTGACCGAATCTACACTAGTAGAAATTCTGAATGAGTTTTAGACCGAAATTCTGCGCGTGTAAGTAACTCAACCCTTGGGAGTTGCGAGACATCTCAGATCGCATACCTCGATGCCCAAGACGGGTTCATTGGGTACTTCCACTCCGAACATTCCGAAGATGTTCCTGCAGTTCTTGGATATCTCCGAAAGAGCGGACGAAGAACCGTAACTCAGACAGTTGATCGTGTTCAGGTACCCCAGAGTCTGACCGACGGACATCTCCCGTTTGCCGGATTCCCTTATCTCAGCGCACAGTTCGCATTTGAGGATCAGTGAAACGAACTTTATCAGCGAACGTCCGATCATCGTGTATTTGTCGGGAGTACGGTGCCTCCTGTCGTCCGATTTGCTGAAATCGAACGCCTGTTCGGTAAGTCTCCTTGCGTCATATGCCGTCATAACCGTCGACCAGTCCAGATCCGATGAGGATAACATGACGAACACTCCCGCGCGGTTCTCAGCGAAGCTTACGGAATTCTGCTTCTCCTTGACGATCACCTTCTTCCCGTCGGCCTGTACATCGAAGTGTTTGATCGCCTTCCCAGCGATCTTCTTGAACCTGGCCACAGGATCCTTGCATTCTATCTCTGCGGCCTTCCTCTTCAGATCGTTGAGCATCATCTTGTGGTTCTGGACCTCGTCGGAGTACTTCTTGGAATCGAAACATACGTATGCGTTGATCATACCATCATCCCCGTGTCCGGCATCGCCGGACACCGTGAAAGGAGTATGCCTGCGATCCGTCCGCGGATAGCCTGTCGGCTTCCGTCAGACCGATCTGCGTCTTCCACACCTTATATGCATGTCCGTCGTGAATCATATCCAGAGATTCGTTGGTCTTCACGAACCTGGACATCAGCGTTTTGATCGCTTTGGAGGATGTGTTCGCAGGGGCGGTGAATCTTATCCCCTTGTCCAGGAGGTGTTTCACATTGGCACCCGAAACGAATCCCCTGTCGAATACGAACAAAGCATCCTTCTTCCCGTATCTTTCTATGTCGGACACCATCCTGTCCACGGTAGCTATATCGGAGATCGTACCGGGATAATGGCGGAACATGAGGGGGATGCCTCTCATGTCTGTGGCGAAACCGGTCTTCGTCTGCTTGATATCCTCTCCGTCCTTGTTGTTCACCACATATTCGGCCATCTGGTCCAGTTCCGAATAAGTGCCGTTGGTGGTCGTATCCCAGGCCACCAGCCCATTGGATCCCTTAACCCTGAGTTCGAAGAAACGGTCGATGTTCATCGCCTTCTCCCCGAGATTCCTGGTGAAGTCCGAAAGCGTTCCCGAATCCATCGATGCTCTGAGATCATAGAATTCGCGGATGTACGTCCTCTCCAAAGTGGAATCTATGTTCCTGAATGCGCCCGGTTCCATAAGATAGGCCATCGCAGCCGCGAGAATGGTCTTCCCCGAATTGCCGAATGCCCTCATGAGGTCCTCGCCGAGGGACATCCTCAGCTGCACTTCGTGCAGCAGGTATGTCGCCCCGTACTCCTTTGACGACACACCTTTGAGAATCGCGATCTCCTTCTCTTTCGCGATTTTTCTGCGGTTCTCTGCAGATTTTTCGGGAATCTTGGGAAGCAGCTCCTTGGTGTCGGGATCCACCCTGCCCAAGTAGGTGGAAACGGTCTTTTTCTTACCGTTTTCCATAGTAGAGGTTACCTCATAAGCATAGAATCTGTCCCCTCTTTTGACGATCGTGCGTTTGATTCCGTCTCCATCCCTCGGTCTGACCATGTTATTACCTAACATAAACTGTATGTAAGTAATGGTATATAACACCTCTTACCGTACCCTAGCCAGCATATGAAAAATTGATCAGAAAACAGGATTGCGATTACTTAGCACGCGCAGAATTTGGGTTTTAGACTGGACACGGTCCAACACGGTCCAACCATCTACACTAGTAGAAATTCTGAATGAGTTTTAGACACATATAATCAATGGCGGATGTCATAATCTACACTAGTAGAAATTCTGAATGAGTTTTAGACATCGTCCGCATCGGCATCCATCAATCAATCTACACTAGTAGAAATTCTGAATGAGTTTTAGACGAAATGGCAGGGAAGCGGACGGCACCATCTACACTAGTAGAAATTCTGAATGAGTTTTAGACGGGCGGTGAACACGCAGTGGGCGCTATATCTACACTAGTAGAAATTCTGAATGAGTTTTAGACGGGCGGTGAACACGCAGTGGGCGCTATATCTACACTAGTAGAAATTCTGAATGAGTTTTAGACCAATGCAGGCTCTCCAACCAGTCCTTATCTACACTAGTAGAAATTCTGAATGAGTTTTAGACATCCGCGTCGAGAAGGTGGGTGCGTATCTACACTAGTAGAAATTCTGAATGAGTTTTAGACGTATGGTGTCAATAACATCCCCCAGGTATCTACACTAGTAGAAATTCTGAATGAGTTTTAGACTATGGAGACTCGGATTTAGTCTCGCGATATCTACACTAGTAGAAATTCTGAATGAGTTTTAGACCGGATTATGGGTCGGCAGAATGAGGGTATCTACACTAGTAGAAATTCTGAATGAGTTTTAGACAACATGTAACACAATGCCCAAGTTGGAATCTACACTAGTAGAAATTCTGAATGAGTTTTAGACTTACAGGAGGCAGATAAATGCGTATTCATCTACACTAGTAGAAATTCTGAATGAGTTTTAGACCCGATAGTTCGTACAAGGCCCATTTTAATCGGTTTAACGCGTTAGATCAATGTTATATATCATAAATAAACGTTTTTTTCATCATATATATACAGATTCGGACATCGTGCTGAAAAGAAGACGGAGGTTTGTCAAACGATCAGCAGATCGCTCTCATCGTGGACCGCATGACCCATCCTGATTACCTCCGAGGATGCAGAAAGGTTCATTATCAAAATACTGTCTGCTTCCGAAAACTTCGGCATGAATTCATTCTCTATGTCCGCCATTATATTTTTTAACACACGTGATGAATTATCTATTTCATATACGGACATCTGCACCCTGTTGCCAAACCTCAGTATGTATTTCATAAATTTTGTACGCAGCTTGGTATCTGATATGTCATAGCTTATGAGTATCATGTTTTCAGCATCTGGAAATAAGGCATATCCTGTGCACACATATCTTTCATGAACAAACGGTAATATTTCTGAAAATAGAGAAATATATCCGTCTTCCTGTCCATTATCGGCTTCATTAAAAACTTCACATAGTCTTTATTATATCTTATATCCAGAAGATACCTCCCGTTGGATATGTTGAAGTGTTCCTCCTTAATCTGTCCCAGATTCAGAGCTTTTCTCACCTGCCAATCCACCAACGGCCTGAATGGTTCGACAAGATCGCAGGTCAGCGACTTACGAAGATAGAATTCGGTATGCAGCACACCGCGGTATGTATCAAAACCATATAGCGTAAGCATCGAATCTATGAAATTGAACAACAGGGTGTATCCTATATCAAGTACCGCATTCACCGCATTGTCCTTGACCCTCGGCCTCCTGCCGTTCCACTTGACATTATCAAAGTTCTGATCAAAATAGATCCTTGCGGCATTGCCCTCCAATCCCATAAGGCCCCTTACATCGCCAGAATACTCTCTCACGGAGGACATGATCTTGGAAAGGGAAGCCTATGTTTCACGGATGGCCCAGTCATTTGTCCTCTGGAGAGATAAAGTGTCGCACTGATTCCCTATTTTATTGAGTATCAGTTTCTTGGCGATTTCCAAACCGTCATACTTGTATTGAAGCTCCCTGAGACGGGTGTTGCCCTCTGTCCTATGCCCAATTATATCGATGACCCTGAAAGACGGGGTCATCAGATATATCGGAAAACAGAATTTTCTGGACTTCTCGATTATGCCGGACGTGATCGTTATATGGCCTACGATGAAAAGAGCGAATATGCGATAACAGGTGGATTGATGTACGATCTCTCCATCGGCATCGGTCACCACCAGATTGTCATTTCTGAATGAGACCTTCTCGCCGTCGCATGTAAATGCGAATACGATCTGTTTCTTTTCAAAATCAGGTTTTGTCATCATAGCATCCTCCATTCGCACACATCGGCTCATAGATACAGCGTCTGCACTTCGCCTCGTTGGTCTGTATATATCCGGAAATATCGAAGGAGTGCATTTCGTCAAGTATCCTTTCAAACTCGGCAACGGTCTCGGGAGATTCATCAGGGTGCGGAATCGGGTAATTCTTATTGTCATCCATGCTGTGAATGCGAAGCGATTTTACCTCATATCCGGCTTCGACCATACCGAAATATTGGCCGTACAGCTGCATGATATATCCGGGATAGACTGCCGTGACGTGCTTTTTCCTTTCTGTCAGTACACCTGTTAAAATGTTGAATTGATCGATTTTACCAATGATCCCATACTTTACGCTGCAGACTTCGATACCCAGGAGCGTATCGTGATGGGTCGTATATGTGCCGTCATCCACACTCCTGTGCGCGGCAGTTCCGTTTATCTGATACTCCGATTGTATCATTGTACGGTCTGCCCCGTCCATCAAACCGTGGAAGTAGATGGATACGGGACAGAATAAGAAATCGTTGATGTTGGAGATTCGTATCAGTTCTTCCATGTCTTCATACCGGACTGCATAAAGGTCAGCCAGGCCTTGTTGGTTATCAGTGGCAACCGTATGCTCTCTGCATTCGGATCATACTGCTCGGAAAGCATACGTAGCTGCAGGATCCCCTTGAGTGCGATATTGTATGCACCGTTCGCATCGGAATCCTGAGGGAGCGATTTGCCTGCGTTCTTGGAACAGAAGAATTCTCCGGAGGCATTTTTGACAGGAGACTGTATGTAATCCTCTTCGCGGTTCTCTACTCTCATATCCAATGCATACTTGAATGCATAGAATATGCTCTTCAGAGTGTCGCCATCCGATTCAGCAATCCTGTCCCTGAGATCCCCTTCAACAGATATTCCTGCCTTTTGCAATGCGTCGTAGATTATGTCTGTCGGAACTTTTCTGACATATTCTCTATTGACCCTGCTGTATGTGAATCTCTCTCCGACCGTATACACGGTCCAAAGGGTCCTTCCGCACTCGGATTTCACATTATAATCAAGATAGTCGAAGGTAAATGCGAATTTTCCCTCCGCCTTATCATAGATTACAGACTTCATCTTGGAGAAAAATTCTCTCATAGATGCCACGTTTTTAACATTGCTGAGGGCGAACAGATCTGCAAATCCTGTTGTCGGATCTATCTTGGATGTAAATGCAGCAGGGATGTAGAATATCACTCCACATTGTTTACCTACAGATGCCAATGTTGTCACATGGTTGGCAAGCTGGTATCCGTGGAGAGCTCCGCCGCTCTGATCGATAGACTTATCCTTGAGGACCATGTAACCGAGTTTGTTTATGAGCATGGATTCGAACTTCTGATAGACCTGTTTCTCTATCTTCGAACGCCCTGCCTTGAATCCGTGATTGAGATCCTCCATGACGATAATCGCATTGTTCTCTATGATCATATCTGCCAATTTGCTGACTGCAAGCGACAGATACCCCTCTTTCATCTTACGGATGCCTTCGACCTTCGTCCAGTTCCTCCGAGCCTCTTTATTGTCATATTCGCGGACGTCGAGGGCCTTACGGTAATCGTATCCGTTCAGAATATTGAGGCTATCCTGATAGAGGATGTTCCCTTTGCGATCCACCATGGTTACGTAGATGAGGTTGCGCTCTCCGCGGTCTATGCCGATGATCTTCAGATCTTGGTCGTCGATTATGCCGTCAATCACCTTTTTATTGAGATTCGGCTTCGAAATCGCTTTGAAATTCATGGCGATAGGGACGTGGAACATCATCTTGTCCACCGTGAACCTCCTGTCTTTCACGATATCGTGGTCAGCTTTCTTGGTTTTCACCTTGTCCAGATAACTCTTTGCCTCGTCGCTTATGCGGCAATCTCCGCGGTTGAAATATCTGGTGAGCTCCCGATATATGCTGTCAGGTATCCTGCGGCCGTTTACATCATTGCGCGGAACCAGGACGCTTCCCTTCGGATGGACCGTTTTGGCGTCATTGGGTATGGAGGATTTACGGAAGAAAAGCTCCGCACCGCCGCTGAGTTTAAACACAGGGGATTCCAGATTCTGGGGGGAAAAGAGCCCTTCCCAATACATGGTATGCATGTTCTTATTCCCATGAGCGTTTTCCGAATAATCTTTGTTGTAGATCTGGAAAAGATATATCGATTTCTCATCAAGAAGCCTGTAGACCTCCGAACAAGGGATCTTTCTGAGGGACATATAGTATCCGGCCCCTGCAACATCCTCATTGAACTCCTTCATGCTGCCATAATCCGATGTTTCCCTGAACTTGAAATCGAAGACGTCCCAGCCGGGATATTC
The nucleotide sequence above comes from Candidatus Methanomethylophilus alvi Mx1201. Encoded proteins:
- the cas2 gene encoding CRISPR-associated endonuclease Cas2 — its product is MILISYDISDTKLRTKFMKYILRFGNRVQMSVYEIDNSSRVLKNIMADIENEFMPKFSEADSILIMNLSASSEVIRMGHAVHDESDLLIV
- the cas4 gene encoding type V CRISPR-associated protein Cas4, with amino-acid sequence MEELIRISNINDFLFCPVSIYFHGLMDGADRTMIQSEYQINGTAAHRSVDDGTYTTHHDTLLGIEVCSVKYGIIGKIDQFNILTGVLTERKKHVTAVYPGYIMQLYGQYFGMVEAGYEVKSLRIHSMDDNKNYPIPHPDESPETVAEFERILDEMHSFDISGYIQTNEAKCRRCIYEPMCANGGCYDDKT